The Panicum virgatum strain AP13 chromosome 5K, P.virgatum_v5, whole genome shotgun sequence genome has a window encoding:
- the LOC120710577 gene encoding uncharacterized protein LOC120710577, with amino-acid sequence MAAHASCDVAAGAATPTGAASRRVGLRRPSRTTLKKKARKLMRKAGGGKRPRPSLSRTKRVAAIRRKMEALRRLVPAAAPCGGEERRVDDGRLEELLLHAAGYILRLQMQVRVMQVMVHALNDDDPED; translated from the coding sequence ATGGCGGCTCACGCCTCCTGCGACGTCGCTGCCGGCGCTGCGACGCCGACGGGGGCGGCGAGCAGGCGCGTTGGGTTGAGAAGGCCGTCGAGGACGACGctgaagaagaaggcgaggaaGCTGATGaggaaggccggcggcgggaaaCGCCCGAGGCCGTCGTTGTCGAGGACGAAGCGCGTCGCGGCGATCAGGAGGAAGATGGAGGCGCTGCGGAGGctcgtgccggcggcggcgccctgcggcggggaggagcggcgggTGGACGACGGCCGCCTGGAGGAGCTGCTCCTGCACGCCGCCGGCTACATCCTGCGCCTCCAGATGCAGGTCCGGGTCATGCAGGTCATGGTCCACGCGCTCAACGATGATGACCCCGAGGATTGA